Part of the Oncorhynchus mykiss isolate Arlee chromosome 12, USDA_OmykA_1.1, whole genome shotgun sequence genome, TAACTTTAAAGGGTCAATCGGTAGTTGAAACAATACTGTTTTGGTAAAAATCTGAGGGATGAGCCTGGAGAAATGTTACCACTTAAatgcatagacagagctatggatgcaaggactgaccatccatgatatccaaGTTAAAGTTGTAACCATGGTTTGAGGCTATACaatgcagaggaggctggtgggaggagcgggctcattgtaatggatggaatggaattaatggaacggagtaaaacatgtggtttccatgtgtttgataccgttccacaattccattccagccattacaatgagcccatcatcctatagctccttccaccagcctccactgttagtgtttgtttacattaacCTTGTTTACAACCAATGGAATAACACAAGctaatattttgggttctgatgaggtATGACTAATGACATTGTGTACAATAGTTGTATCAATGGGTATATACCATTAATTTATAAGTgtaaaatggatgtagcaactgcagattgcccattTAACAAGATTAACATTTTTCAGATTCAGAAATTGTATGGACAGGCTGAGTCGACTGTAATGCATTTTCATAACTTTGTAACTTTTGCCATAAGGGTATGTGTTAAATACACTACAATAAAACAAAACAGTTGTGGTGACTGAAGGAGAAACAGCTCAGCTGAAGAGAGGGCAGGTCTGGTGTGATCAACTGGGTTTGTCATCAAACCCACCACAAGACTGtcttagcccactgagctaaagcctatgcATTAGCTTGGCGaacaagtcttcaggtctcatgCAAGGTTACTCACACAAGTGAGTGACTGCAAATGGATTTGAACCCATCTGCGCAATACAAGACTGGTATTCTATTCTAAAAGCCTAGGCGGTATTTAATAATGCAAGTCTTTGTGTCTTGCAGCCATCAGCTGTTGGATTTTGAAATTTGAGGTATGGGGATTCTTACTGACTTTAAAAAAACTATGTTCAGAATGTGCACTATCCCTAAATTCATTACAACAGCTGAGAGTTTCATATCTCGATAGAATACTATTTCTACAGCGTGATTAAAGTCCCTCCTCCCGGGTCACCAGTAGCTTCCACCATAGACAATCGGTACATAACTAATGccgtggagaaagagagaggtgaattTAAGTCAGCCTGGTTAAGTGGAAATGGTACATTGCTAATATTTAGTGGTATCCAGGCTCAGCAAGGGAAGATTCTGCAAATGGAAAAGCTTAATGGGAAAAAGATTAAAAGCCATGTACCTGGTGCTTATTCTAGGTTGAGGGGAGTCATCACTGGGGTCCCAATATATATGTCCACAGCACCTGAGATTAGtgccaccttaattggggaggacaggctcgtggtaatggctggagcagaataagtgGAATTTATCAAATACTTCAAACACAttatttccatgtgtttgatgccattccattcgctccgttccaaccattattatgggccgtcctcccttcagcagcctccactggtccacAGATGTGAAGGGAAGCAGAGTGATtaaggatggtgttcttggggttgtactcatccttcttcctccaaacacagcaagTGGAGTTCAGACCAAAAAGCCCTATTTTTGTCTCattagaccacatgaccttctcccattcctcctctggatcatccagatggtcattggcaaacttcagacgggcctggacatgcgctggcttgagcagggggaccttgcgtgcgctgcaggattttaatccatgacggcatagtgtgttactaatggttttctttgagactgtggtcccagctctcttcaggtcattgaccaggtcttgccgtgtagttctgggctgatccctcaccttcctcatgatcattgatgccccacaaggtgagatcttgcatggagccccagaccgagggtgattgaccgtcatcttgaacttatTCCagtttctaataattgcgccaacagttgttgtcttctcaccaagctgcttgcctattgtcctgtagcccatcccagccttgagcaggtctacaattttatccctgatgtccttacacagctctctggtcttggccattgtggagaggttggagtctgtttgattgagtgtgtggacaggtgtcttttatacaggtaacgagtggagaacaggagggcttcttaaagaaaaactaacaggtctgtgagagccgaaaTTCTTACtcgttggtaggtgatcaaatacttatgtcatgcaataaaatgcaaattaattccttaaaaatcaaacaatgtgattttctggatgtttgttttagatactgtctctcacagttgaagtgtacctatgataaaaatgacatacctctacatgctttgtaagtaggaaaacctgcaaaatcggcagtgtatcaaatatttgttctccccactgtatatatatatcctgtcaccatatatatatatatatatatatctccatatgtaaatatgttattggaaCTGACCTTTTAAATATTTCCTGTATATTTCTCATTATTTTATTTCTAGTAATACATTGATTATTGCATTCTGGGGGTTTGAGTTtgtaagaaaggcatttcactgtgcaTGTGAGGTTAGGAGCTAGACAGTAGCAAGTTAATGTGTTTGGGGGAAGACCAGCAATTCATCCAGACCAGTAATGCGATCGACATGCCTCTGAAATAGTACCACCTAACAGCTTCAGAATTGTCACTCTCTAACATCTGctcgccctctctcccccagccacTAAAACACTTAACCGCGGTATTGCTGAGTTCATTGTGATGGCCGCAGACACAGAGCCCCTGGAGATCATCCTCCACCTGCCACTGCTCTGCGAGGACAAGAACGTGCCCTATGTGTTTGTGCGCTCCAAGCAGGCCCTGGGACGCGCCTGTGGGGTCTCACGCCCAGTCATTGCCACTTCGGTCACCATCAAGGAGGGCTCGCAGCTCAAGCCCCAGATCCAGTCTACCCAGATGGCCATTGAGAGACTGCTGGTGTGAGAAGAGAGCTCGGGATGGGGGTTGTAGGGTTAATGGGACACCACCTGCTTTAGTCATTCAGATTTTTGTAAATGGGACAGACTATGATTTAATGTTGTCCTGCTTTGTTTCATGTCCTGTCAGACTTATGTACAGAAGATTCTATTTTGTAGGGCTATGTCCATTTTGAAATGTTGGGACAGAATAGGTATATCTGAAGCGTTGGAACAAAAATGGCTTAACTTGTTTTTAACATTACTATGTTGTAAATGTGGTAATTCTATATAGAGTATACGGGATGTCAAACCAAGCATAGTAGAATCATAGCAACTACACTTAGCTTTCCTTATGTTGACCTTTTTCCTTCATTTGGTGCAGTTAAAGGTGGACATGTTCATTCCAGTATTTGTAGTGTTTCATTTGGGAAACATTCCTAAATTGGTTTTAAATTATAATTTGATTACCACCTACACAGTGACTTGCccaatgtatttaatgtataatTATGGAAGACCCTGTTCAAGTTTCAGCATTGTAATCAATGGAACCTCTATGGGCAGATGGATGCATGTATGACACTGGACACTTGGGTAAAAGCCATGTGGTAAAATGGGTTTAGATCCTGGCATTTATAGGGGGACAAGATTAGGTTGAGATCCTGGCATCTATAGGGGAACAAGATTAGGTTGAGATCCTGGCATCTATAGGGGGACAAGATTAGGTAGAGATCCTGGCATCTATAGGGGGACAAGATTAGGTTGAGATGTGTCAAGATCCTGGCATCTATAGGGGGACAAGATTAGGTAGAGACGTGTTGAGATCCTGGCATCTGTAGGGGGACAAGATTAGGTAGAGATCCTGGCATCTAGGGGGACAAGATTAGGTTGAGATCCTGGCATCTAGGGGGACAAGATTAGGTTGAGATCCTGGCATCTATAGGGGGACAAGATTAGGTAGAGATCCTGGCATCTATAGGGGGACAAGATTAGGTAGAGATCCTGGTATCTATAGGGGGACAAGATTAGGTAGAGATGTGTTGAGATCCTGGCATCTATAGGGGGACAAGATTAGGTAGAGATCCTGGCATCTATAGGGGGACAAGATTAGGTAGAGATCCTGGCATCTAGGGGGACAAGATTAGGTTGAGAGCCTGGCATCTAGGGGGACAAGATTAGGTAGAGATCCTGGCATCTAGGGGGACAAGATTAGGTAGAGATCCTGGCATCTAGGGGGACAAGATTAGGTTGAGATCCTGGCATCTAGGGGGACAAGATTAGGTTGAGATCCTGGCATCTATAGGGGGACAAGATTAGGTAGAGATCCTGGCATCTATAGGGGGACAAGATTAGGTAGAGATGTGTTGAGATCCTGGCATCTATAGGGGGACAAGATTAGGTAGAGATCCTGGCATCTATAGGGGGACAAGATTAGGTTGAGATGTGTTGAGATCCTGGCATCTACAGGGGGGACAAGATTAGGTAGAGATGTGTTGAGATCCTGGCATCTATAGGGGGACAAGATTAGGTAGAGATCCTGGCATCTATAGGGGGACAAGATTAGGTAGAGATCCTGGCATCTATAGGGGGACAAGATTAGGTTGAGATGTGTTTAGATCCTGGTATCTGTAGGGGGACAAGATTAGGTAGAGATCCTGGCATCTATAGGGGGACAAGATTAGGTAGAGATCCTGGCATCTATAGGGGGACAAGATTAGGTTGAGATGTGTTTAGATCCTGGTATCTGTAGGGGGACAAGATTAGGTAGAGATCCTGGCATCTATAGGGGACAAGATTAGGTTGAGATGCACCCAGAATAGTCAGATTCAGTAATAACTAAATTGGCATCCATATGCTTTTATTAAATTCACATTTCCACTTTTACAGAATTAAAATGACTACTCAAAGCAACATTTACCAAGCATACCAATTAGACATATAAACTAAACCATATAACAGGCAGTCAAAAGGCAATTGTGAACATTCCTTCCAAATTTGCATGACAAAACACTTAACATGTTTGGCTTTTGTTCACTAATTAGTCTTAAATACTGGTTCACAATAGATTCTTTGGCCAATAAAGAGCATCTTTTATAAACAGGAAAAATAATAATCTTCCAATTGTAATAAAATGGGCCATCCTCAACTAAAGAcatcaaataaatacaaaacgtCACATACAAATAATGCAAAAAGACTGCGATGGTTGTGGAGAGAACATCTTGGTGACAGTTTAATGAAACACCCTGACCCCAAACGTTCACGTAACATTAAAAGAGTGGGTTCCATAAGTGTGTGACGAGGGTCATCCATCCTAAATGATACCGTTACCATGGACATAGTGACATGGCAACAGAATGGAACCATGCCATTGAGTAAGAGAACAGGCTTTCATGGTGAAATAAAGACCACTTTTGTCAGGCTTGCCATTGAGGCAGTCACACAACTGTCCTTCTCCATGAGTTAAGCCTGGAGGCGCAGTCACTTGGCAAGGTCAAGACTCACGATGAGACAGAATACCAGCCCTACTAAGGTAGTTAGCTGCCCTCTGGCATTCTCTCTGGCACAGAGTGACTTTGTTCAGCACCTGAACAGCCTGGGTCAGGTTGACTGTTTGGCAGAGATGCATACTCAGAGCTCTCCAAAAGGTGGCAGTCTGGAGCAATATAAATGAATGGTACAAGGACCTCGGTCTGGAGTTCTCCCTCAGTCCACAGAGAACTCGGTCTCTGAGGCAGTGCCGGGGCGGCTGCCCCCATGGGCATCCTTCCTCAGCTGCAGAGAGACACAGCTCAGCCAGCTCCGGCTGGTGGGCATCTCCCCCACGATCTCCCAGCTGTCTGTCTCCTCACAGTACCGCTCAATGGTGTCGTGGTACCTGGCGGACAGATGGGACAGGTTGtgtaggctctgttcaaaagtagtgcactacatatggaataaggtgccatttcatcaaaagtagtgctatgaatagggtaccataggcaGCCCAGATACTTTTCATATTCtccttaaaaatatatttataggCCTTGCACCTGCCAAATCAGGGTCGTATTCAGTAGGCACCAAACGCGGGAAAACCGACTGAAATAGGGAGAGAATACGTCAACCTGTTCAATAAGAAACGCTTGCTTTCATTTTCTGTTGAAAACCATTTTGCTCAGGTGTGGCCTAATAAACACAATCAAGCTGAATATGATTAGAAAAGGCTTGACATGGAGCTGTCTTACCtgtcccagccctcctctccacccAGCACGTAGATCTTGCCGTCCACCACGGCCACACCGGGCCGGTAGCGCCTCTCCCTCATATGGGCACACATGGTCCACTGGTTACTCTTGGGGTCGTAACACTCCACCTTGTCTGTGTTCTCTGTGGACGCATGCCAGCCACCTAGGAATGGAATACAGGAGAAAATCCTAATGTAGTTTTCCACAGACAATGTGGAAATATCCTCTGGCATCAAACTTGGGCCTTACTACTTTTTTCCTGAGTCACTATGTATCAAGCATCTTAGAGTaggtgtgctgatctaggatcaagtccCCCATGTCCATGTAAAtatattcattgtgatctaaaagtcAAAACTGATCCCTGATACCTATGACGTAGATTTTCCCCTTCAGGGTGCAGGCAGCAGAGCCGGAGCGAGCGATCTGCATGGGGGCCACCTCAGTCCATACAGATGTTTTAGGGTTGTACACCTGGGCCAGGTCTGTGCCGTCACCATCCTCTAGAACAGCACCACCTAGGAGCCAGGAGGACACTAATAAGTTACTATCTAATATTAAAGATGACCTGTAGACAATTCAAACTACCACATAAAGCAATTTCAGAAAAATTATATAAACCAAGTTGAACCTATAGAGTTGCTGTAGCTGTCCACAGTAAATACTTTGCCTGAGTTTATACAGTcatcccaattctgatatttttcccacAAATAGGTATTTTgatcaatcacatcagatctttttcagagctgatctgattggtcaaaagaccaattaatgaaaaaaacatatcagaattgggctgcctgtgtaaacgcagccatagagTTCTCTGGAAGTGGGTGAGCAATGATCTCCCCTACCTGTGACATAGAGCAGTCCATCCAGTGCCACCACAGCAGGGCTGGTGACGGCCATCTTGACCGACTCCATGAACTGCCAGGTGTTGGTGTGGGGGTTGTAACACTCTACAGAGTCCAGGCGGGAACGGCCCTCCCAGCCCCCCACTGCAAACACATAGCCATCCAGCATCACCAAacctggaggggagggagggggacataTTTATGGAAGAGCCAGCCTGCTCAACTTTAAACAGAGAGGAGTTATCCAATGGAAGTCTGTCAGCATTCACAAAGGATGTACTGTATTGGCTATTGTTTTATTCCATTACAGAAGTCATGGACGGGGGACCTAACCTGTTACAAAAAAAAAGTCACGTCCCCGGCTGTCCTTCTAACCAGTGTTATGACATGTCAGACAgtatgtaaaaatgtataaataaactgCTAGAATTTACTGATTTTTACCTAGCTCTGAGCGAGCTACGTTCATGGGGGCCATCTCCAGCCAGGAGTCGAAGCAGGGGTCATAGCGCCACATCTCTCTGCTGGCTGAGCCATCAGGGAACTCCCCTCCAGCCAGGTACAGAGTGGAGCCTGGGGGAGAGAACATGGAGATTGGAATAAATTAgaaaatgataaaattcctcacaaaatgtgtgtatttgtgagaaACTGACATTTCTCTTTTCTTCATCTCATTCAAGCATTAGGTAAAATGTAACAAAGGTCCTATAACAATCTATGACATAGGATCCATCTTATCACTAGGTGTTAATATACAAACTAAACCAAATGGTCCTCACCTGAAACCACCAGGCCGTGTTTACTGACAGCGAAGGGCAGGCAGGCCAGACTCTTCCACTGGCTGGTAAGGGGGTCAAAACTCTCCACGCTACGCAGCACCACCTTATCGTCCTCTCCTCCCACCGTCACAATCACCTCAGCTGTCCCTGTCACAGAGAGAGGCCAGCAGAGAGAGATGTCTCTGTGGCTCTCCAGTCACTTGTCCCTTCAGAGAGCTGATCATTGTATTAAAGGCAGTTGGTAGAACAATCCTCCAGGCATACCAGGGTTTGCGCTTCAGAAATCTAATTAATTAAAGCGCTAGGCGTGTGGAGGAGTTTGGCAAGTGGGAGGTTAAATGTGTGTATGTTCAAGTCCTTGTGTGTGTTAGGATAACAGGGTGTATTTGGAGTGTGTATGTTCATGTATCCATGCGTGTGGTACCTACCTGTGGACCTACGTGGGCGTGCTCGGGGGCAGTAGAGCTCTCCTCGTCGGTCCTGTAGCAGCAGGTAGTCCTTGGCCTCAGAGATGAGCCTCTGACAGCGCTGAGACTCCCGGACCACCTCCAGAGACTCAATCACATCGTGGATGTAGTACGGGCTGATCAGGGGCAGGCGGATGTGCTCCAAGACCTGCAGGGTGGGTTAGAATGACGACACATACACTGAAAACAAACGCACCCACTGGATATAGACAtgagcagacagacacaggtAGGCACATCCGAACTCTACAGTTTTATTTATCAGAGCGACCTTGATACCTCCAACTTCCACTTAACATGATAGTATCGCTGACCTCTGACCTATCCAAAATGACATGGACTCACATCTGAGAGGCTCTAAATTATATTGGTGCCAGGCCAGGGTGACACCTTCCAGGGCCCATGGTTACTACAGGACCATACAATGGGGTTCAAACCCCTataagaatattttgaagataaatacacaacacagGATGACAGGACTAATGGTCAATAGCGAATTGTAAATAGGAGTTGattttcagttcaacatctgttcTGAATCTGTGGAATGTCACTCCTGAACTCAGAGCAATGTGGGCTACATGTGCCACATTTTCATTGGTCTGTACATTTGAGTTGGGAGCACCAGACTGTTACTGTTGATCTTTCTTGctatttggccattggccaagTTGTACTGCAATgacttctgattggtcaacccCAGGCTAGGGTGGGGGGTTATAAATGGCATCCTGTTATTTTGTTCGGTGGGGAaaagctgaggacaggggagactgaacattGACTCCCAGCATAACATCTTGATTTGTCCTCTGAATAAACCTActtttctccccctgatttgctttggagtttgtgttattgaagaataatATAAATTGCTAACATTTGGTATCATGTTCCTGATGAATTGGTCTGAACAACAATAAGAACTTATCAACTGTGTGTTTATCCAGAAGAAAGAGGCTGAGCGCAACCCACTTTGGGGAGTCAACTCTTAATCTCCTGATTGATGACAGAATTGCTGGGTGAGTCTAGACCAAAATCATTTTAAACAAACCAAATCAGGTTCAAATAGTGTATGCAATGAGTGATATGTATCTGTGATGTATAAGTGTTCAAGTCCTTTGTTTTATTACAGAGTGTAGTCCTTTCTTTACTCTATTAAAAAGGTTGGAGTCTGTTCTTGTGAAACCTTCTAGCAATTTTTACACGTGGTAAATGTAAGCCTTGTAAGCATTCAAAAGTGAACATAAGCAGCCAGGCCCTACAGAAACAATTTGTGTTCTA contains:
- the LOC110539029 gene encoding kelch-like protein 20 isoform X3, whose protein sequence is MFSTDLMESRQERVAINGVESQMIGMLVSYAYTAEVVISKANVQALLAAANLLDVMAVREACCRFMERQMDEMNCVGIHCFAEAHSCRELEKHSMDYILQHFGSVCQQEEFLSLCADKLTEIIASDHLNVAKEETVFEATMLWLDKSATRRQSFEKVLEHIRLPLISPYYIHDVIESLEVVRESQRCQRLISEAKDYLLLQDRRGELYCPRARPRRSTGTAEVIVTVGGEDDKVVLRSVESFDPLTSQWKSLACLPFAVSKHGLVVSGSTLYLAGGEFPDGSASREMWRYDPCFDSWLEMAPMNVARSELGLVMLDGYVFAVGGWEGRSRLDSVECYNPHTNTWQFMESVKMAVTSPAVVALDGLLYVTGGAVLEDGDGTDLAQVYNPKTSVWTEVAPMQIARSGSAACTLKGKIYVIGGWHASTENTDKVECYDPKSNQWTMCAHMRERRYRPGVAVVDGKIYVLGGEEGWDRYHDTIERYCEETDSWEIVGEMPTSRSWLSCVSLQLRKDAHGGSRPGTASETEFSVD
- the LOC110539029 gene encoding kelch-like protein 20 isoform X1, with the protein product MAEIIAVNISATSATFFLPPSPVLEDSGFPLASLDSEDYVFVEARHPNKVLEGLNSLRLNNAFCDVTLCCGGQEFPCHRIVLASFSSYFQAMFSTDLMESRQERVAINGVESQMIGMLVSYAYTAEVVISKANVQALLAAANLLDVMAVREACCRFMERQMDEMNCVGIHCFAEAHSCRELEKHSMDYILQHFGSVCQQEEFLSLCADKLTEIIASDHLNVAKEETVFEATMLWLDKSATRRQSFEKVLEHIRLPLISPYYIHDVIESLEVVRESQRCQRLISEAKDYLLLQDRRGELYCPRARPRRSTGTAEVIVTVGGEDDKVVLRSVESFDPLTSQWKSLACLPFAVSKHGLVVSGSTLYLAGGEFPDGSASREMWRYDPCFDSWLEMAPMNVARSELGLVMLDGYVFAVGGWEGRSRLDSVECYNPHTNTWQFMESVKMAVTSPAVVALDGLLYVTGGAVLEDGDGTDLAQVYNPKTSVWTEVAPMQIARSGSAACTLKGKIYVIGGWHASTENTDKVECYDPKSNQWTMCAHMRERRYRPGVAVVDGKIYVLGGEEGWDRYHDTIERYCEETDSWEIVGEMPTSRSWLSCVSLQLRKDAHGGSRPGTASETEFSVD
- the LOC110539029 gene encoding kelch-like protein 20 isoform X2, which produces MAEIIAVNISATSATFFLPPSPVLEDSGFPLASLDSEDYVFVEARHPNKVLEGLNSLRLNNAFCDVTLCCGGQEFPCHRIVLASFSSYFQAMFSTDLMESRQERVAINGVESQMIGMLVSYAYTAEVVISKANVQALLAAANLLDVMAVREACCRFMERQMDEMNCVGIHCFAEAHSCRELEKHSMDYILQHFGSVCQQEEFLSLCADKLTEIIASDHLNVAKEETVFEATMLWLDKSATRRQSFEKVLEHIRLPLISPYYIHDVIESLEVVRESQRCQRLISEAKDYLLLQDRRGELYCPRARPRRSTGTAEVIVTVGGEDDKVVLRSVESFDPLTSQWKSLACLPFAVSKHGLVVSGSTLYLAGGEFPDGSASREMWRYDPCFDSWLEMAPMNVARSELGLVMLDGYVFAVGGWEGRSRLDSVECYNPHTNTWQFMESVKMAVTSPAVVALDGLLYVTGGAVLEDGDGTDLAQVYNPKTSVWTEVAPMQIARSGSAACTLKGKIYVIGGWHASTENTDKVECYDPKSNQWTMCAHMRERRYRPGVAVVDGKIYVLGGEEGWDSRFSRVWCLLNTTLIWQVQGL